The Setaria viridis chromosome 9, Setaria_viridis_v4.0, whole genome shotgun sequence sequence CGCACGCGGCACGCATTTTCCCGGTTTATCGTGCCTTCCTCCAAATCTAATCTCATCTGTTTGTTGGTTCCTGTCGtacaaattgattttttttaaatggaCAAAGTGAAAAATTCAAGATAATAAGTACTCCTACGTTACGGTTgactaccccccccccccccccccccccccccccccccccccggtgaCTGGCTGGTGGCCTCACAAGTTCAGACAACTTGACCGGCAAGATCAGCAACATTCCACCGCCGCCATGATCGCCGATCGGCAGCAGTGTCCGACCAGCACGTTCCAATTGGTCGCCGGCATTGCAGAGTTTTACACGACCACACCCTCGTTGCCTTTCAAACCCGCATGATGATTCTCCGCTGGCCGCCGGGCCCCATTCGCCAACCGCGGTAAAACATTGCAATCTCTTGGCTCGCATCAAATCAAATCACCCCGTCCGGTGATCCGGAGCGAACTGAAGAAGCTTCACGATCACGTAGGGTAAAGCAGCGGCTGGCGATGATGCCTTCCCCTGCCGGCTCCGGCCTAGCTTAGCTACGCTCTACGGCTCTAGCTCGCcgcccggcgcgggcgggctcGATTCGACCCGGCGTCACGTCGCCACGCCTGACGCCGAAGTGCGGCCGAAGCAAGCTAGCCGGCCGGCAACGGCCACGCGTGCGTATGCAGCAAAGCGACGAGCCGGCAGCCGTAGCTAAGCTAGCTAGGCCAGGCGCCGGCCGTGGGCCGGCCGGGTGGCCTTTCGCGCGGTTCCGTCGTTTCAGTGTCGCCCCATCTTTGCGCGCTCGGCTCGTTCCGCTCGATCACCCTAGGACGACTAGGCTACTGCGATCGCGATTTGACCGGCGGCGACGTGATCGATCTCACCCAGAACGGATTTGTCGGCAGCCGGCCCGGCCGAGACGACGGGCTTGCGCCGTGGAACGAACCGCGAATTTACGAGTGGCGTACAGCCCGCGATCACGTCTTCGGCAgcgcgcgcgtgcgcgcggTCGCTCCTCTCGATTCTCGAACACCACAGCCACGGCCAGTAGCAGCCCCTGTCCCTGGCGGAGCCGTGCAGTACTCTCCCCTCCCCCCCTGTCTCCCACTACCGCGCCGCGCGATGATCATGTCAGGTATCTCATATCTGCCGCCGCATGCGTGATCGCCGAACGCCAAAGAGAGCAAAAAGGCCGGGCGGCGGTGACCAATGGCGAGGAAAAGGGAAATCCAGAGGCCAGCGTCGCTCCGCTCCATGGCCGGGCCCGAGCTATCTCGCTTTTGCTCACCTCCAAGCGATgcccgccggcctccttccCCGCCTCAAGTTTCTTCGCTTTGGTGCTGTCACGTACTCATGCCAGTTCCGGTGTCCATGATGTGCTGCGTGGTGCGGCAGCGCATGTGTGCCTGAATCCTGATCGAGCTGCCAGGAACAGATGCCCCGTGGTGCTCTGCTCGATCAGCTCAGCTGAATGATCGATCCATGCCTCTTTACATCCATTATTCCTGGCCCAGGCCTGCACGCACAGGCAGCTAGCAGGTGCTGGTGCTTTTACTATATCAGGCTTCGGGAAATGCCGCATTGCCACTGTGCTCGCGTTTTTAGCCTCCCCCGCTCGAGGTCGCCGCGCACAGTGGCCGCACCAGCCGTCTCATCACCTGCCCGCGCGCTCCGTCCCATGAAAAAAGTGCAGGCGCTGTCTTGTTCCGTGTGAATCTTCTCGTCAGCAAATCGTTAGGCCTGCTGCCTGCACATGTTCAAAGCTCTCACCTACCGCTTCTGCTCTCCTTAACCTGGATAATTAGCACCTAGAATATCCTAATCAAGCAATCGTGTGCAGCGCTATCGATCAAATGATCATTCTACAACCGCAGCACATTCCATGTGTGATGTGTCTCCCGGTGACAAATCGATACACCATGGCCTGCCCGTGTCGCCTGATCGCTGCGGCGATCAAGCATCTGGCTGGCCCCGCTACCGTCTTGGGCCCTGTTGGACCTGGCCCCCACGATGAGCACAAATTCTCTCCCGCTTTTCCTTTCTCCCATGGGCATCATTGGCCCGACGAAGAAGATTGCCGATGACAATTGACGATCGAGGACCTCTTGTTATTATTCCCCCTTTACCGGCGACTTTCGGGTGGCTGGCATCGCCGGCGCGCTTTTCGCCAGGCGGCCTGCTAGATCCGTCGCCGTCGGACATTTGACGGGTGCTGAGAAAGGGCTAAAGCAGGCGCGGCCCTTTTCTTAATGACCTCGACCGATCTTGTATGAGATCAGATCGCCATGCAGTGTTAGCAGCTCAGTTCTTGTCCTGACGCCGTCCTACCGCCGAACAGGAGCGGCCTAAGCAGAGAAGACCGCGCGACAGATTGAAGAACAATTACGCCATGCTCCTTGCCTCCAAACAAAGAAAGATATAGCAACCGCGTCGCCATTATATTACATCTGATGTGGCCTCGGCGAGCCTGTGACGACGACCGCGCTAGATCGCCGTCTCCGTGTCCATGGCCACCGCACCTGCTCCGCCCGATCCGCTCGCGGTGGCGCTGGCGCCAGGGGAAAGTGGCGTGGCGCCTTTTCCCCTGCCGAAAAACAGGGCGAGCAGAGCGGGGGGCCAACCCCCCAAGCCTCCCCGAGTCCCCGTGCTCGATTGTTCGCTTGGCATCTGAAACTGATGGTCCATCATTCCCCTGCCCCCCCACGCGGGCGGATCGCAGCGGACGGCCTGGAAGGAACGCGCCCTCGGCCCCCTGCGCGCCACACACTTCACGTCCGCGTCAGCCCGGGCCGGGGCCCCTCCCGGGCGCACGCAGCGCGGCCTTGGCATGCCAACCATCCACTCATCAGGCCTGACGCGCGGATCATTCGTCtcgttcgttcgttcgttcTCCAGGCAGaggcagggggggggggggggggggggggggggggggggagaaaGCGATCGCTTGATTTCCATCATCTTTGACTATCGGTGGTGAGTTGGCGAGCGGTCAAATCCGTCAGGGCTGAATTGAAACGAAACCTACCGACGGGGTAAAGGAAGCGGGGCCTCAGGGATCCCTTCTCGGCGTGGGACTGATGGCCTAGAACAAAAGTGCCCGAGCCGCTGCAGGCCCTGCCCCTGCTGCTGCAGAACAGAAGAGAACAGAACACTGGCTTCTTTCGTCCATCCGTGCCTGCTGCCGTAACAGTACCGATCCGTGCTGTGCCGGTGACAAAAGCGGCAAGGCCACCTACTTCTACAGTACCATTAGCCAGACGAGCGCACGTAAGGGCGTGTAGTAGCTGAGAGCTTTGCAACCTTTGTTCGCTCGTCACGGCAAACACATCGTCAGAGCTCGCATGGAAGCGGGAATCTGTCCATCCTACCTCCTTCGGTAACCGCTGTGATCCTGTCAGAGTCACTTGCAGCATGGACGATCCTGCTCCTGCCTAGTGCCTACCGTCTCAAAGCGGGTCAAGGCAACCAAGGCGGGCAAGGCATCGTCCCCAACGTGCCGCCGCGACgggagccggagccgccggcgacgccgacgcgaTCATCTCTGCAATCCACTCAAAACTTCGCCGTCCAAGAACTGTCGGGCACGACCATCTTCTTCCTTAAGTGCGCACGATCAGGAAAGCCCACCTCGTATCGCATCtactatgtttgtttagaggTGCTAACTGCTCCTGCTTTAGAAGGAGCTTTTCTTTGGTTCGGTTTCCGCAGACGGCAGGTCGATCGGCCAAGATGCTCCGGTTCACTGAACTTCCCCCGGAGCCGGAGGCGCTCGGTTGCTCGGCGTGGAGTGTAAAGCGCGGATCCTACCAGTGGGGCAAACTGCTCGTCCACGTTCTAGGCATAATCCTTTTTTCTAGTGCCCGTGTTAGCAGCTAACCTAGGTTTCCGCTCGAAGCGCTGATGCCTGGCTCATCAAAGCTCCAATCAATCACGTGCCTTTGGATCGAGACCACAGGAGGTGCACGCGACGTGTGTGTACGATCGATCAGCTCTGCAACACGGCCGCAGCAGCTAGTCTTATCGATCGGCGCCGGCCTGAAGTGTGAACTGAACATGTGGACAATGTGTGCACACACAGTCACAGACACAGGGTTCGAGCTGACCACAGACAAGTTCAGAACCACGCACACTTGGCTAGCAAGTAGCATTGGATCGGTGCACGTACAGTCCTCCCGCAACACCGCACTCGGATAGGGAACGGGCGAACGGCGCGAAAAGAGCAAAAAAGGACGCGATCAAGTGGAACGCACAGTGGGGGCTGAAAATCTCCGGGCAACTTGTCGGAGCTGGACGTAACGGCACTGACCAAAACGATGCTGTCACTGTACTACCGGCGCTCAGGTTCACTGTAGAGAGGAAGAGGACGCATCAGAGTCGAGATTTCACAGCCCATGAACAGGGAGCTcagggtcttgtttagttcttAATTTGGGAGTGCTAAAATTGGAagtttgtcataaatgcgcaactgtagcatttcgtttgtatttgtaaattattgtccaaatattgactaattaggctcaaaaaattcgtctcgcaaagtacaacaaaactgtgcaattagtttttgatttcgtctacatttagtactccatgcatgtaccgcaagtttgatgtgacggggaatcttctttttgcatagtgccaaagcgGGAAAActatggccttgtttagttggggaatttgggaggtgccaaattactgttacagcactgtagcacactgtagcgtttcgtttgtatttgtgaattattgtccaaatattgactaattaggctcaaaagattcgtcttgcaaagtacaacaaaactgtgcaattagtttttaatttcatctacatttagtactccatgcatgtaccgcaagtttgatgtgatggggaatcttctttttgcatagtgtcaaagttgggagttgggagtaactaaacatggcctaaacATGGCCCAGATCGTgtagcaacaaggaagctcgaTCTGCATTAAATGTTCCATTCCATCGGACCTCCGAAGATCCTGCGAATAATCCACTGACGCGAACAGTCACCGACATGCGGGCCACACGCTTCGCAGATGGCAGTATTTCTACATGCTAGAACACTAAGATCAGGTGTAGGGCTGTCAAAAAACCTCGAGGCTCGCGAGCTATTCGAACTCGGCCCGCTATAAGCTTGATTCGAGATCAGCTCGGCTGCGAAACGAGCCGAGCTCGAGCTTACACAAAAGCTCGCGAGCTTTGGCGAGCCGAGCTCGAGCCTTCGACGAGCTTCATTATACAGCCCTCATATATACGTGTGTGCGCTATAGTGCTGTTTCCCGTTGGGCCAACCGCAGCACAATGCCAACTCCCTCTGATCCTCCACGTGATGCTCAGGCCAACAGTGCAGTCATAAATGAGAGGAAGAGGCCCAGCGATTTTATCCTTCCTGTCAGCGTACACTCATTTGTGTAGCTGTAGGTCAGTGTACACTCATTTGTGTAGCTGTAGACCACCACGGCGCAAGTAGCCAAGCAGTGGACTGCTGTTCTCCGCCTGCAAGGTCAACGCTTTCTCATTTTCTTCCATGAAGCGAGCCTGTTCGAGCCGAGGTCGATCCTACTCGAGCAGCCGAGCTCGAGCTTCATCACAAGCTCGGACAGATTTTAGGCTCGGCTCGAGCTCAGCTCGATGTTTAGTCAAGCTCGAGCTTGAGGTTCCAAGCTCGCTCGAGCTCGGCTCGTTGACAGCCCTAATCAGGTGCCTGCTGATCGATCGACAGCCTGACAAACGCAATTTTACACGTACCCCTATGCTCGGAATCTTCGGATGGGCTTGTTCTCGCTTCCTGCTCCTGCTACTTTGCGCATCTGCATGAGATCACCTTCAGTTTTCTTTCCAGAAAAATAAGTGTCATGCATCTTCCATTGCAGCATCGATCAGATTGCACATGCGCCAAATATTTTAGCACGGGGGCTTCACTGGACGCGGGTTCCAAATTAATCAGAGTGCAATGATGAGTCCCTGAACTAATACAATAGTGaattgggccttgtttagttgccaaagtttggaggtgccaaattactgttacagcactgtagcacactgtagcgtttcatttgtatttgtgaattattatccaaacattgactaattaggctcaaaagattcgtctcgcaaagtacaacaaaactgtgcaattagtttttaatttcgtctacatttagtactccatgcatgtaccgcaagtttgatgtgatggggaatcttctttttgcatagtgctaaagttgggagttgggggtgaactaaacaaagGCTTGGTGATGAAACGATTTGGTCAAAAAAATGAGGCACCAGCATATTCAAATCGCCCTGATACGACTCCTCGTCCCACGCTAGGTACGTAGGGAAGTCTTCAGGGAAAAGAACGAAGCCATGATCAATACTCTATCTGTCCGATCCAAGTTGTAGGTCGTTAGATAAAACGACGTACAATTTGGAACGTAAGAAGGATTATGCAACAAAAACTTATTGTTTTTTTACTTTTCGGGTATCAATTCTTTTTCAAGAAGAGAGCAATCTCTGATGAGACAACGAAACTAACAGCTATTTGCAACATTGGTTGGTACCATAGTTCCTTCAGAATTCCCATTCAAATTATTCAGACCCTTCTGAATActtttttctaaaagaaaaacTTATCCAGGCCCCCCAAACAGTAGACCTTGGCAGCTTCGATTCCATTTGCTTGGTTCTTGGCTTAAACAAGCTACTTCAAGCACTCCTTAATCAAGATGACGCCATTGCATCCGGGCcctaacttttttattttgcatGATTCGAGAGCAGTTGGGAGATGCTGCAGCCTCAAGTGGAGGGAGGCCATTGACCTCGATCCATCCCCCTCATGTGCGTCTGCAGCCTATATACACAGCCCCACACATCCATACCGCCTCCCCCCCTCCAAACCCATCACCACCCACCTGCCCCATTCgctccttcttcctcgcctCACCTCGCCACCATTCTTGCATCTCTTGCACACAGTTCTTGCTGCTCTTCCGCATGTGTCTCTCTCTGCTCATCCATTTCTAGCAATCTAGATAAAGAGTTAATGCTGCTCTTTTGAGAGACCTACTGGACACCGCTTCCCCACCCATTACGCCTTAGCCCAACCTCGAGAAAAACCTTTGCAGCATGTAACGCAGTCCCTATCCGAAATCCAAACCCAACCCcaaaaaatcacaaaaaaagaagaagcaactTTCAAGATCTCCAAAAGCATCGGCGGTGCGAAGCAAAGCGTAAGTTGGTAGACTGGATACACCCCCACTAATTCCTTAGCACAAAACCAACAAAAGCCTCCGGATCATGTAAGTTTCGCCACTATCTTTGCTTGACACGCccagctgaaaaaaaaaacaaaaaaaagtagcaGTAGGAAGAAAATCCAGCATATATCTTTAGCAGCAGCCGAGTCCATCAGCAGTCGCGGTCCAGCGATCCTGCTGGAGCCAATCCGGCCATTGTCGTAGCATTACCCCTGCAAAAACCATCAAATCATGTAATTAGTAGCCCGTCGTCTCCCATTTCTGCTGCTCGGCCAGTAGTCTAAAAAAACCCAAAAAAACAGTGTGTGTTTGAGAgtgagaggaagagagaaagagaggaaacaGCTAGAGCTCCCTCGAGGTCGTCAGTGATGGAGCCGGGGTCGACGCCGCCGAACgggtcggcgccggcgacgccgggCACGCCAGCGCCGCTGTTCTCCGGCGGGCCGCGGGTGGACTCGCTGTCGTACGAGCGCAAGTCGATGCCGCGGTGCAGGTGCCTGCCGGCGGTGGAGGGGTGGGGGCTGGCCACGCACACCTGCGTCGTCGAGATCCCCGCGCCGGACGTCTCGCTCACCCGCAAGGTACGCCACCCATGCACATGCCCCCCGCACGTGCCCATTGCTCATTTttcacctccgcctcctcgccctctccctctccttgaGACTTGAGAGGGCCACTAATGGCCGTTGCATTTCTCTGCGCGGTATTTTTATTTGTGCGCGGTTTATTTTGTTGATGTTTCTAAGCGTCTGATCTTTGAAGTTTCTGTTCGATGATGTTTTCTGCGTTCATTATGCTGGTTATTAGTACTGGAGGTACAGACATGGATCCCCACATTTTATACTGCATTAGGTCAATGCTACGTTACAAAAGTCATGTGTCTGCAAGCCTGTACCAACAACGCTTCTCTGGCAGTACTActtgttaaagaaaaatgtcGGCGATCCATGTCACCAGCTGctgactgtttttttttttgggtgccTGTTTCCAGTTCCTGATAATTTGCTTGCGTGATCTTATATACGATGCCTACGAACTATTCATTTGAAATTTGCATTCTAGAAGAACTGAAGAAGGATCAATCATGCAGATAATCCTGATTCTTTTTTAGCACCACATTGATCCTTCCTCTAGATTGCAAACACtcgatttttatttttttttgcgaaagcaAACAGTTGATTATTTGCATCTAGCTACCGTAGCTTCTAAACTTAATAATTGATTAACCTAGCAATGAGACAAAAGAGCACCATCACCACTAACGATGGTTTCAGTTTCAGTCGATCGGTGAAGTGGTGGTGATGCTTCTACCACGTAGTAGTATAGTAAGATAAAACTTTGCAAACCAGTTAGTATTTTCTTTGGAATCAATATACTAGCAAGCTAGCTATAAACGAAGGGTGAAGAGGCATCAGAACGTTGGATCCGGTGCAGGCTGCCAGTACACCAACCACTCCCTACGGTCAGATGCAGAGGCAGGCTGTGTCAGGGTGTGAAATGTGTTCAAGCATCAAGGAATCTTGCTCCGAAAGGCAAAAAATCTTGAATATTTCGTTTACTAATATTCACCACCTAAACTAGCATGCTTTGCAATCGACAGGTATCATGATTTGCTGCATAAGAAAAAAGTATAGCATAGTTTGGCTCGTGGGTAATGGCCTTGTCTCCAAGCCACCTGCAGACTGCGTCACGGTTTTCTGAGCCTAGAACTAGAAGTACACCAAGTTGCTGGATTTTTTGGCTTGGCTCGGCGGCGCCCACCCTGCGACGAAGGCTGCGTGCGGGTCCACATCATATCATGTCCCCTAACCAGCCACCATTCAGCTTCTTTCATGCATCTGCATTCTCCGGTTAACCAATTCCGGGAAACGATATACTTGTTTAAAGTTTGTAGtggatccaacatttttttgaaGCAGTGAATTGCGGAGAAGTTTGAGTTGAAGTCTATAACAAAAACATAAGGACACTAGGACAGGCCAATTTTTTAAAGTACTCAATCAAATATACTAGTAATAAGGTGTTCAGATGTCAAATCTATCAATGATTTTTCATGTGATGAATATATAAGTTCTTGCGTGTGAAATCCGAAACTTTTAGTTTTCCAGGACAAATAAACTTTTGCTGACCCAGCACGTATTCGTttgcctgtttttttttttggcactgTGTATCGTAAAACTTTTTCCTTCTTAATTGATTGTCAGATCTCATCAGATCCATCTTCCAAGAGCAATCCCATTCTTCTCTCTGTAGTCCAAAGGTGATGTGTCATGAGCCTTGACAAAGCGAGGTCTAGTTCCCGTACTTCAAAATTAAACAAAAGCTCCATATGAGCAAGAATTGTACTAGATCGTAGCCCGTCGTGTCCGTCATCTTTAGTTTGAAAACACACGAGCCTAATAGCATTGTCGATCGATCAGACAAGAAGCTACAGTGTATTTCCAACCAGAGGAAATGGTGGCCAAGTACAATCATTTCGTGATAAGGTTGCTCGGACGTGACGTGACCCAACAGAAAGGCCTCTATCTCCATTCTCCAATGCAGAAACTCAAGTTGACCGGACGATGCTCCAGGCGTCCGTGACGAGAGTGGTTGCCTGGTTTTGGCTCTCCCGCCGGTCACGTCCGTCCAATCTGTCGTTGGGTTGATACGATCATCACTGAATTATTGGCCCACGGCGACGCATGcagtttctgaaaaaaaaaaggaggtgcggctgaatgaatgaatgatagCACTGTGGACTGTGGTGTTCAATTGGATTTTGGCATGCGATTATTGGTTGATGGAAAACAACGACATGCTGTCATTTGAAGCTCTGAATGCCGGACGTTCCGGCGTCCTTTTTTGCTGATTTCGTCGTTTGCAATCATACGCGGTTCTGCATGTTGTTCTGAATTTCAGATAAAAGTTGGTGGAAAAGATCATTGATTGGAAACGATAATGTAGCACAACTCCTGTAGCTGACAGCAATCGACTGGTGCGTGCGTGCGTTTTGATTGCAGCTGGGCGCGGAGTTCATGGGCACGTTCATCCTCATCTTCttcgcgacggcggcgccgatcGTGAACCAGAAGTACGGCGGCGTGATCAGCCCGTTCGGGAACGCGGCGTGCGCGGGGCTGGCGGTGACCATCATCATCCTGTCGACGGGCCACATCTCGGGCGCCCACCTCAACCCGTCCCTCACCATCGCCTTCGCCGCGCTGCGCCACTTCCCCTGGCTCCAGGTGCCCGCCTACGTGTCCGTCCAGGTGCTCGGCTCCATCTGCGCCAGCTTCGCGCTCAAGGGCGTCTTCCACCCCTTCCTCTCCGGCGGGGTCACCGTGCCGGACgtcaccatctccaccgccCAGGCGTTCTTCACCGAGTTCATCATCACCTTCAACCTCCTCTTCGTCGTCACTGCCGTCGCCACCGACACCCGCGCTGTACGCGATCTCGACCGCTCTCGGATGCCTGTTGGTGCTGATCCGATTCGATCGGACCTGATAGATGGTTTCGTTGTTGCAGGTGGGTGAGCTCGCCGGGATCGCGGTCGGAGCGGCCGTGACGCTGAACATCCTCGTGGCCGGGTAAGCCATCGTCACATGGCATGCATGGTGAGCTGATGATGAGCTGCGCGTGTCGCCTCTGGCTGATAGAATCAGCGGGCATTTGCTTGCAGGCCGACGACGGGCGGGTCGATGAACCCGGTGAGGACgctggggccggcggtggcggcggggaacTACCGGCAGCTGTGGATCTACTTGCTGGCGCCGACGCTcggcgcggtggcgggggccggcgtGTACACCGCCGTGAAGCTCAGGGACGAGAACGGCGAGACACCGCGGACGCAGCGCAGCTTCCGCCGCTGACGACGCGATCGGTCGAGCATTGTCCGGCCGTGTCGCCGTCCCCTCCACGTACGtacttgcaggcttgcagccacGTCGATCGTGTCCGTGGTACGTTCGTTCCGTGTCAGTGTCAAGTTGGTACGTGTACCGTGTAACAATAAGCCCCGGCCGTTTTGCTTCGTCCagaacggccggccggcgtgcgTCCAGTGCTTTGAATTTGTGTGGTCTGTGTCGTGGATTACTCTGAGTCGTCAAGAGTCGTGTATGCGTTTTGAACAATCTCTCGGGTTCGATTTTGATGCGATCGGTGATCGTGTCGGAATAAAAGCCACGCCGATGCGCCGGCTGACGGGCATCTGGATGTGTGATAAATTTGTCAAGACTTGCCGAGCGATCAAATTGTCGCATGATTTGTTTTGCTTTCCGGCGTCATGCTCCTCGCCCTTTGGGAAAGTTTCATATATTCTTTCAAATTTAGGCCTCAAAGAATGTGCGTTCACCAATGGAAGGTAGAGAGAAACTAACTCCaatttagagggtgtttggatcctgaagctaaagtttagtccatgtcatatcgaatattcggatgctaattagaaggactaaacatgaactaattacaaaactaattgtagaacccctaggctaaatcgcaagatgaatctattaagcctaattaatccatcattaacgaatgtttactgtagcaccatattgtcaaatcatggactaattagacttagtagattcatctcgcgatttagcctaggggttgtgaaattggttttgtaattagcctatgtttaatactcctaattagtgtccaaacattcgatgtggcaGGAGCTAAAATTTGTTCTATGAGTGATGTGCACCTTCACATCAAAAGAGGAAGGGAAGGATAAGAAACTAATGAGCGTAAGACACGTGAAAAACTCTCCGGTCATCAATGTGCTGCAACAGAGCCCTGAATCGTTGCCAGTGTGTCCTCCTGAATAGAACCTGAATTTTTTTTAGTCTGCAATGATTAAACACGGTATTATTTCTTGTGAGCCAAATTGCCTAACAAATAGTTGCAGCTCCTGTCAATATCATTAAATTGtgcttgccccccccccccctcttagACTTTAGACTAGCTATTAAAAAGATGTTCTGTGCTGTACCAAACACAATGTGAATTGCACGCCATAAAAATTTTGCATAATGACACTCAAAAAATAGGTGATGGATAGTTTCTGAATTGCTACAGAAGCAACAAGTTTTACTACCATTCCAATTCCTTCTAGCTAAGTTA is a genomic window containing:
- the LOC117838811 gene encoding aquaporin NIP3-1, which produces MEPGSTPPNGSAPATPGTPAPLFSGGPRVDSLSYERKSMPRCRCLPAVEGWGLATHTCVVEIPAPDVSLTRKLGAEFMGTFILIFFATAAPIVNQKYGGVISPFGNAACAGLAVTIIILSTGHISGAHLNPSLTIAFAALRHFPWLQVPAYVSVQVLGSICASFALKGVFHPFLSGGVTVPDVTISTAQAFFTEFIITFNLLFVVTAVATDTRAVGELAGIAVGAAVTLNILVAGPTTGGSMNPVRTLGPAVAAGNYRQLWIYLLAPTLGAVAGAGVYTAVKLRDENGETPRTQRSFRR